One region of Priestia megaterium genomic DNA includes:
- a CDS encoding ABC transporter ATP-binding protein → MGSLLQINNITGGYTKTPVLKNVSFDVNAGELVGLIGLNGAGKSTTIKHIIGLMEAKKGSVSINNKTFQQDPTGYRSQFTFIPETPVLYDELTLKEHLDMTAMAYGLEPQAYEARLQPLLKEFRLDRKLKWFPAHFSKGMKQKVMIMCAFLVQPSLYIIDEPFLGLDPLGIQSLLDLMTDMKKQGAGILMSTHILATAERYCDKFVILHNGEVRAQGTLKDLQEEFQMRNATLDEIYIELTKEEGYE, encoded by the coding sequence ATGGGTTCTTTATTGCAAATTAACAATATTACAGGGGGATATACGAAAACTCCCGTCTTAAAAAATGTATCGTTTGATGTAAATGCAGGTGAATTAGTTGGGTTAATCGGCTTAAACGGAGCCGGAAAAAGTACAACGATTAAACATATCATTGGATTAATGGAAGCAAAAAAAGGAAGTGTATCCATTAATAATAAAACCTTTCAACAAGACCCAACAGGCTATCGAAGTCAGTTTACGTTTATTCCAGAAACTCCTGTGCTCTACGATGAATTAACATTAAAAGAACATTTGGATATGACAGCTATGGCTTATGGACTTGAGCCTCAAGCATATGAAGCACGTCTGCAGCCGCTTTTAAAAGAATTTCGTTTAGACCGGAAGTTAAAATGGTTTCCCGCGCATTTTTCAAAAGGGATGAAGCAGAAGGTTATGATTATGTGCGCTTTTTTGGTTCAGCCGTCTCTTTATATTATTGATGAACCTTTTTTAGGTTTAGACCCGCTTGGTATTCAATCTTTACTTGATTTGATGACGGATATGAAAAAGCAAGGTGCAGGCATTTTAATGTCCACACACATTTTGGCGACCGCGGAGCGCTACTGTGATAAATTTGTTATTTTACATAATGGAGAAGTAAGAGCGCAAGGAACGCTTAAAGATCTTCAAGAAGAATTTCAGATGCGCAATGCTACTCTTGATGAAATTTATATTGAATTAACAAAGGAAGAAGGCTATGAGTAA
- the serC gene encoding 3-phosphoserine/phosphohydroxythreonine transaminase yields the protein MITLNRAYNFNAGPSALPLPVLQLAQEELVNFKNTGMSVMELSHRSKEFEDVLTHAKETLTELLNIPDTHEILFLQGGASLQFSMIPMNFLAPDQVGAYVLTGSWSEKALKEAKKLGKTAVVASTKEENYSSIPALDDVKLPKEEIGYLHITSNNTIFGTQWADYPSIEGVDLIADMSSDILCRQIDVSKFSLIYAGAQKNLGPSGVTVVILKKELLKRIPEGLPTMLNYETHVKSNSLYNTPPTFGIYMLSLVLDWIKEQGGVKAIEAQNHKKAKLLYASMERSNGFYTPHATEESRSIMNVTFTLPNDELTAEFLQQAKEKGFVGLAGHRSIGGCRASIYNAVPLEACEALAVFMDEFAQANA from the coding sequence GTGATTACGTTAAACAGAGCTTATAATTTTAATGCAGGTCCATCTGCGCTTCCCCTACCTGTCTTACAACTTGCTCAAGAGGAGCTAGTTAACTTCAAAAATACAGGTATGTCTGTGATGGAATTATCACATCGCAGCAAAGAGTTTGAAGATGTATTAACACATGCTAAAGAAACACTAACGGAATTGCTTAATATTCCAGATACACATGAAATTTTATTCCTGCAGGGCGGAGCAAGCCTGCAATTCTCTATGATTCCAATGAACTTTTTAGCTCCTGATCAAGTGGGGGCATATGTGCTAACGGGATCATGGTCAGAAAAAGCGTTAAAAGAAGCAAAGAAACTTGGAAAAACAGCAGTTGTTGCTTCTACTAAAGAAGAGAACTACAGCTCTATTCCAGCTTTAGATGATGTAAAGCTTCCAAAAGAAGAGATTGGGTACTTGCATATCACGTCCAATAATACCATTTTTGGTACACAATGGGCTGACTACCCTTCTATTGAAGGAGTAGACTTAATTGCTGACATGTCAAGCGACATTCTTTGCCGTCAAATTGATGTATCTAAGTTCTCACTCATTTATGCTGGTGCTCAGAAAAACCTCGGACCATCTGGTGTAACAGTTGTCATTTTGAAGAAAGAATTGCTTAAACGTATCCCTGAAGGTTTACCAACAATGCTGAACTATGAGACTCACGTAAAGAGCAATTCTCTTTACAACACTCCTCCAACGTTTGGTATTTATATGCTTTCACTTGTTTTAGATTGGATTAAAGAACAAGGGGGCGTTAAAGCCATTGAAGCTCAAAATCATAAAAAAGCTAAGTTACTCTACGCAAGCATGGAACGTTCAAACGGTTTCTATACTCCTCACGCTACAGAGGAAAGCCGTTCAATTATGAATGTCACGTTTACTTTACCAAACGATGAGCTAACGGCTGAGTTTTTACAGCAAGCAAAAGAAAAAGGCTTTGTAGGATTAGCTGGACACCGTTCAATCGGCGGATGCCGCGCTTCTATTTACAATGCTGTGCCGCTTGAAGCGTGTGAAGCTCTTGCCGTCTTTATGGATGAATTTGCGCAGGCAAACGCGTAA
- a CDS encoding acyltransferase family protein produces MSAKEKKNRYIYSLDGLRAFAVMAVIAYHLGFGWASGGFLGVDVFFVLSGYLITSILLVQSWENPLKNLKHFWISRTRRLLPAVYVMVVLTAAWVILFNRPLLTTLRGDALSSIFYMSNWWFIFHKVSYFDSFGSPSPLKNLWSLAIEEQFYIVWPLVLLLGLKFIKKRGILSLFILAGVMASAILMSFLYEPGGDPSRIYYGTDTRLFALLIGCLLAFVWPMYRLSSKNLPAVGKQVLNAVSMVSFFVFILCVWSVDEYTHASFLYQGGMLLICLNAAVLVATISHPSSFLGKALSFKPLRWLGTRSYGIYLWHYPVIVLTTPVAEIGRPVYWHALLQVGITFIIAELSYRYIEVPIRTRGFRYYFRHYHPRELFKWRNLSRSRQAVLGSLIFFLALFTADMTSFAISTQQKDETEAKQTEVKIQTNHKENASTSVKDKNKAEDEKTKNAEKNSAEEKSDAKEEQQPNSYRDVLAIGDSVMLDIAPNLKEMPLSITIDGKVGRQLNEALQLTPSYQAFNNPNSAVIIELGTNGYFTNEELEQLLKAFSQADVYLVNTRVPRSWESTVNKNLKAASEKFDHVTLVDWYSEASKHPEYFTSDGVHLVPEGSRALTKLIEERMNLEVKAENGP; encoded by the coding sequence ATGAGTGCAAAAGAAAAGAAAAATAGGTATATATATAGTTTGGACGGACTTCGGGCCTTTGCTGTCATGGCTGTGATTGCTTATCACTTAGGCTTTGGATGGGCGTCTGGAGGATTTTTAGGAGTTGACGTTTTCTTTGTATTATCTGGGTATTTAATTACCTCAATTTTACTGGTGCAATCTTGGGAAAATCCTTTAAAGAATTTGAAGCATTTTTGGATTAGCCGTACGAGAAGACTTCTTCCAGCTGTGTATGTGATGGTCGTATTAACTGCAGCGTGGGTTATTTTATTTAACCGACCATTGTTAACAACGCTACGAGGCGATGCATTATCGTCTATTTTTTATATGAGTAACTGGTGGTTTATTTTTCATAAAGTTTCATATTTTGATAGTTTTGGATCACCGTCACCATTAAAGAACTTATGGTCACTTGCTATTGAAGAGCAGTTTTATATTGTATGGCCACTTGTTTTATTGTTGGGTTTGAAATTTATTAAAAAGAGAGGAATTCTTTCTCTATTTATTTTAGCTGGAGTAATGGCCTCAGCCATTCTGATGTCTTTTTTATATGAGCCAGGAGGAGATCCTAGCCGCATTTATTATGGAACCGATACTCGGCTGTTTGCCCTTTTAATCGGTTGTTTACTTGCATTTGTCTGGCCGATGTATCGTTTATCATCAAAAAATCTTCCAGCTGTGGGCAAGCAAGTATTAAACGCAGTAAGTATGGTAAGCTTCTTTGTATTTATTCTCTGCGTATGGAGCGTTGATGAGTATACGCATGCATCTTTTCTTTATCAAGGTGGCATGCTGCTGATTTGTTTAAACGCTGCTGTGCTGGTTGCAACGATTAGTCACCCTAGTAGCTTTTTAGGAAAAGCTTTGTCGTTTAAACCGCTTCGCTGGCTTGGTACTAGATCATACGGTATCTATTTGTGGCATTATCCGGTTATTGTTCTTACAACACCTGTAGCCGAGATTGGCCGCCCGGTCTATTGGCATGCGCTGTTACAAGTAGGAATTACATTTATCATTGCTGAACTTTCGTACCGTTACATCGAGGTGCCTATTCGCACACGCGGTTTTCGCTATTATTTCCGGCATTACCATCCGAGAGAGCTTTTTAAATGGCGTAATCTCTCTCGTTCGAGACAAGCGGTTTTGGGCAGTCTCATTTTCTTTTTGGCGTTGTTTACAGCGGATATGACAAGCTTTGCTATTAGTACGCAGCAAAAGGATGAGACCGAAGCAAAACAAACAGAGGTTAAAATTCAAACGAATCATAAAGAAAATGCTTCAACTTCTGTCAAAGACAAGAACAAAGCGGAGGATGAAAAAACAAAGAACGCGGAAAAGAACTCCGCAGAAGAAAAATCTGATGCAAAAGAAGAACAGCAGCCGAATTCTTACAGAGATGTTCTTGCGATTGGAGATTCGGTCATGCTGGATATTGCTCCTAATCTTAAAGAGATGCCGCTTAGTATTACGATTGACGGAAAAGTAGGAAGGCAGCTCAATGAAGCACTGCAGCTAACTCCTAGTTATCAAGCATTTAATAATCCGAACAGCGCAGTGATTATTGAGTTAGGAACGAACGGTTATTTTACCAATGAAGAACTTGAACAACTGTTAAAAGCTTTTTCACAAGCGGACGTTTACTTAGTGAATACGCGCGTTCCTCGTTCCTGGGAAAGCACCGTGAACAAGAACTTGAAAGCTGCTTCTGAAAAGTTTGATCACGTCACGCTTGTAGATTGGTACTCTGAGGCTTCTAAGCACCCTGAATACTTTACATCAGATGGTGTCCACTTGGTACCTGAAGGATCAAGAGCATTAACAAAATTGATTGAAGAGCGTATGAATTTAGAAGTTAAGGCAGAAAATGGTCCATAA
- a CDS encoding HIT family protein encodes MSTHDENCIFCKIIRGEIPGAKVFENEHVLAFLDISQVTKGHTLVIPKVHKKDIHELTPEIARNLFEVVPQIANAIKETYSPIGLNILNNNGEKAGQSVFHYHMHIIPRYGEGDGFGAVWKEHTSEYTPEKLQEIAGNISSRLS; translated from the coding sequence ATGAGCACACATGATGAAAACTGTATTTTTTGCAAAATTATTCGCGGTGAAATTCCAGGTGCAAAAGTATTTGAAAACGAACATGTATTAGCTTTTTTAGACATTAGTCAAGTAACAAAAGGTCATACGCTGGTGATTCCAAAAGTACATAAAAAAGACATTCACGAACTAACACCGGAAATTGCGCGCAATTTATTTGAAGTGGTTCCTCAAATCGCAAATGCAATTAAAGAAACATACAGCCCAATCGGCTTAAACATCTTGAATAATAATGGTGAAAAAGCTGGTCAATCCGTGTTTCATTATCATATGCACATTATTCCACGCTACGGGGAAGGCGATGGATTCGGTGCTGTATGGAAAGAGCATACAAGCGAATACACGCCTGAAAAACTTCAAGAAATCGCTGGCAATATTTCTTCTCGCCTTTCTTGA
- a CDS encoding PadR family transcriptional regulator: MRVLKYAILGLLNQEELSGYDITRLFKEEVGNFWSAKHSQIYPELKRLTEEGFIRYETVIQGKKLEKKMYSITEEGRVELSKWLTTIDPIPETTKDEFMLKAYFASSMSIEELKQQIDNQLSSRKMKLTFLKKRMDDLLEEVNHHITVSSPQFGHYLVLSRAQDRETSYINWLERTLNLIEKEQ; encoded by the coding sequence ATGAGAGTATTAAAATATGCAATATTAGGGCTCTTAAATCAGGAGGAGCTCAGCGGGTATGACATTACCAGACTTTTTAAAGAAGAGGTTGGTAATTTTTGGAGCGCTAAACACAGCCAGATTTATCCCGAGCTAAAGCGATTAACAGAAGAGGGATTTATTCGCTATGAAACGGTGATTCAAGGCAAAAAATTAGAAAAAAAGATGTATTCGATAACGGAAGAAGGAAGAGTCGAGCTAAGCAAGTGGCTCACTACGATTGATCCTATTCCTGAAACAACTAAAGATGAATTTATGTTAAAAGCTTATTTTGCTTCATCCATGTCAATAGAAGAGTTAAAGCAACAAATAGATAACCAATTATCAAGCAGGAAAATGAAGCTGACTTTTTTAAAGAAACGAATGGATGATCTTTTAGAAGAAGTTAATCACCACATTACCGTTTCTTCTCCTCAATTTGGTCATTACTTGGTGCTATCTCGCGCTCAAGACCGGGAGACAAGCTATATCAATTGGCTTGAACGTACGCTGAATTTAATTGAAAAAGAACAATAA
- a CDS encoding EcsC family protein, whose protein sequence is MNTYEEKVLREAEHWKFSMLKRPSKFQRTAKSLQLKLNEKIPAKVHRIITESIKKMVETTLVGSDFTTKKRDVSGLSFEEKEKRILELIPKYKKTAAVEGAGTGAGGLLLGAADFPLLLSIKMKCLFDIAATYGFDVKEKEERIYMLYIFHLAFCSDDHRTKLLEVVESWEEKKEELLELDWKAFQQEYRDYIDVVKMFQLMPGIGAVVGAYANYQLLDHLTKVAMNVYRFRILSLSQK, encoded by the coding sequence TTGAATACGTATGAAGAAAAAGTGTTACGAGAAGCTGAACATTGGAAATTTAGCATGTTGAAACGACCTTCTAAATTTCAGCGTACCGCAAAATCCTTACAGCTTAAACTAAATGAAAAAATCCCTGCTAAAGTCCATAGAATTATAACTGAAAGTATAAAAAAAATGGTTGAAACCACGCTTGTTGGGTCCGATTTCACGACTAAAAAAAGAGATGTCAGCGGTCTTTCGTTTGAAGAAAAAGAGAAAAGAATTTTGGAGCTCATACCTAAGTACAAAAAAACAGCTGCTGTAGAAGGAGCTGGTACTGGTGCAGGTGGTCTCCTTTTAGGCGCAGCAGATTTCCCACTTCTTCTTTCCATAAAAATGAAGTGCTTATTTGACATTGCCGCGACGTATGGTTTTGATGTAAAAGAAAAAGAAGAACGCATTTATATGCTGTATATTTTTCATCTTGCCTTTTGCAGCGACGACCATAGAACGAAGCTGCTCGAAGTAGTAGAAAGCTGGGAGGAAAAGAAAGAGGAACTTCTTGAGCTTGATTGGAAAGCTTTTCAACAAGAATATCGCGATTACATTGATGTTGTGAAAATGTTTCAGCTGATGCCGGGAATTGGAGCTGTTGTAGGTGCGTATGCGAATTATCAGCTTCTTGATCATCTCACAAAAGTAGCGATGAACGTCTATCGCTTTCGGATATTATCTTTGTCTCAAAAGTAG
- a CDS encoding tryptophan transporter: MNTKVLVSLALLVGIGAVLHTVVPPILFGMKPDMMLTMMFLAILLFPSVKNVALVSLTTAVISALTTSFPGGQIANLIDKPITAFVFFALFMLVKKAIGMKTPVAAALTAVGTLVSGTVFLSAAALIVGLPGGNSVMALVAAVVLPATVVNTIVMVVIYPIVQSVLKRTSIKAKLS, translated from the coding sequence ATGAATACAAAAGTTTTAGTTTCTTTAGCGTTATTAGTCGGAATTGGAGCGGTTCTCCACACGGTGGTACCTCCTATTTTATTTGGAATGAAGCCAGATATGATGTTAACAATGATGTTTTTAGCAATCCTGTTGTTTCCTAGCGTAAAAAATGTTGCATTGGTTAGCTTAACCACAGCAGTTATTTCTGCTTTAACAACAAGCTTTCCTGGCGGACAAATTGCAAACTTGATTGATAAACCAATTACAGCATTTGTTTTCTTTGCATTATTTATGCTTGTGAAAAAAGCAATAGGCATGAAAACACCAGTTGCCGCTGCTTTAACAGCTGTTGGCACGCTCGTATCAGGAACCGTATTCTTGTCTGCTGCCGCGCTAATCGTCGGCTTACCGGGCGGAAACAGCGTCATGGCGCTTGTTGCTGCGGTTGTGTTACCTGCAACAGTAGTGAATACAATCGTTATGGTCGTTATTTATCCAATTGTTCAATCCGTTCTAAAACGCACAAGCATCAAAGCAAAATTATCGTAA
- a CDS encoding GNAT family N-acetyltransferase, with the protein MSWCIKSFQELTNDELYEILQLRTSIFVVEQKCAYLEVDGKDKFAYHLFKKEDEKIIAYLRVLPKGISYKEASLGRIIVKQAQRGTGLGRELVARGIAFLENELHEKTIKIQAQSRLQTFYGSFGFRPISDIYSDEGLPHVDMLKTP; encoded by the coding sequence ATGAGTTGGTGCATAAAATCATTTCAAGAGCTGACAAACGATGAGCTTTATGAAATTCTACAGCTTCGCACCTCTATTTTTGTTGTGGAACAGAAGTGTGCTTACTTAGAAGTAGATGGAAAAGACAAATTTGCTTATCATTTGTTCAAAAAAGAAGATGAGAAAATTATCGCATACCTTAGAGTTTTACCAAAAGGAATTAGCTATAAGGAAGCTTCTCTTGGACGTATTATTGTAAAACAAGCACAGCGCGGTACAGGTCTCGGAAGAGAACTAGTAGCAAGAGGAATTGCTTTTCTAGAGAATGAATTGCACGAGAAGACAATTAAAATTCAAGCTCAAAGCAGACTTCAAACATTTTATGGATCGTTTGGTTTTAGACCTATTTCCGATATTTATTCAGATGAAGGACTCCCACACGTCGATATGCTAAAGACACCTTAG
- a CDS encoding ABC transporter permease, with protein sequence MSKIDALWKQRFQQYLVDVRRYTKYILNDHIKLVLIFAIGGLAYYYQQWLSTLTPAFPSAVVIAILMGLILTMGQIQTFLKRPDLVFLLPLETKLQPYFKKSFWFTFTIQLYILLFATGAAAPLHVKVMHDSYSNIFVFFLLLLILKVVNLGMSWWAVWFEEKWAKWTDYIVRFFLNAVFTYFLFSHAYVFFTGIVAVIMIALAVYYRSLTKRKPIKWEKLIDLEEKRMGYFYRLANLFTDVPQVKERIKRRRYLDWLVTRIPFRQNATYHYLYTRTFLRSGDYLSLLVRLTVIGGFLIVAAPFQYGNIVVVLFVVYMTGFQLLPLWKQHKQILWLSLYPVEAKERKRAFLDVWKKALYVQILVLAIVVAFSNIVAALLSLAAGAIFIHLFVNAYVNKKLT encoded by the coding sequence ATGAGTAAGATTGACGCATTATGGAAGCAACGATTTCAGCAGTATTTAGTGGATGTAAGAAGATATACAAAATATATCTTAAATGACCATATTAAATTAGTGTTAATTTTTGCGATTGGCGGTTTAGCCTACTATTATCAACAGTGGTTGAGTACATTAACACCTGCGTTTCCTTCGGCTGTAGTGATTGCGATCCTTATGGGATTGATTTTAACAATGGGCCAAATTCAAACGTTTTTAAAACGACCTGATTTAGTCTTTTTGCTTCCTTTGGAGACGAAGCTGCAGCCTTATTTCAAAAAATCTTTTTGGTTTACCTTTACGATTCAGCTTTATATTTTATTATTTGCAACGGGTGCAGCAGCGCCTCTTCACGTAAAAGTAATGCATGATTCTTACTCAAATATTTTTGTGTTTTTTCTGCTATTACTCATTCTGAAAGTTGTAAACTTAGGCATGTCTTGGTGGGCCGTATGGTTTGAAGAAAAGTGGGCGAAGTGGACAGATTATATCGTCAGGTTTTTCTTAAACGCAGTTTTTACTTATTTCTTATTTTCGCATGCATACGTATTTTTTACAGGAATTGTAGCGGTAATTATGATTGCGCTAGCCGTTTATTATCGCTCTCTTACAAAAAGGAAGCCGATTAAATGGGAAAAGCTAATTGACTTAGAAGAAAAGCGCATGGGCTATTTTTATCGATTAGCTAATTTATTTACGGATGTTCCACAAGTCAAAGAACGAATCAAACGCCGTAGATATTTAGATTGGCTAGTAACACGTATTCCATTTCGTCAAAATGCCACTTACCATTACTTGTACACCAGAACATTTTTGCGATCAGGAGATTATTTAAGCTTGCTCGTTCGCTTAACTGTCATTGGCGGATTTTTAATTGTAGCTGCGCCGTTTCAATACGGCAATATAGTGGTTGTTTTATTTGTTGTATACATGACGGGTTTTCAATTACTCCCGCTTTGGAAGCAGCACAAGCAAATTTTATGGCTTTCTCTTTATCCAGTCGAAGCTAAAGAACGAAAAAGGGCATTTTTGGACGTATGGAAAAAAGCGCTGTATGTACAAATTCTTGTGCTCGCCATAGTGGTGGCTTTTTCTAATATAGTTGCTGCACTGCTTTCCTTGGCAGCAGGTGCTATATTTATTCACTTATTTGTAAATGCATATGTAAATAAAAAATTAACGTAA